The Oscillospiraceae bacterium sequence TCAAACATTCAATCAGCCAAAGGAGATGCTCTGCGATGGAATACAAACGCCACGCGGAAGAAACTGTCCGCAAGCTCGCCGGCATGTTTGGGGCGGTGCTTGTGACCGGCGCGCGTCAGGTGGGTAAGACCACACTGCTGCAAAAGATGACGCGGGGTGTGACATACGTCACGCTGGACGATAAACTGCAGCTGACCGCCGCCGTCACACTGAGCGGTACTTTCTTTAAAGACCATACACCGCCGGTGTTTGTGGACGAGATTCAGGAACTGCTGAGCCGCCACTTGCGAAAGTCTTGCGCCGGATTTTTGGGGCAAGACGCGGAGGACGACCGCCGCAAGGCTTGGTGCCTTGCAAGGGAGGACGACAAAGTATTGCGTCAAAAAGACAAGCAAGAATCCGCAAGTGACGGCTTAGCAGTTCCTGAGTATGCGCCGGAGCTCTTCCCGCAGATGAAGATCATCATCGACAGAGAAAAGAAGAAGGGACTGTTCTACCTCTCTGGGTCCCAGCAGTTCAGAATGATGAAGCATGTGAGCGAGTCCCTGGCTGGGCGGCTGGGAATCTTGCAGCTGCCCGGACTCTCTCTGCGAGAACAGTCCGGCGTGGCCTTTTCCGTGCCTTTTTTGCCCACCGACGCCTATTTCTCGGCACGAAAACAAGAGGCAATGCCCATAGATTATGCAACAGTGTGGCGGACCATTCACCGCGGCAGCATGCCGGAGCTGTGCGCCCATCCCGATTTTGACTGGCAGATGTTTTATGCCGCCTATATCAAAACCTATATTGAACGGGATGTGCGCGATCTCGCGCAGGTGGGGGATGAGATCAAGTTTTTGCGATTCATGACCGCGGCGGCCGCTTGTACAGGCCAGCTGTTGAATGTGGCGTCGCTGGCGCGGGATGTGGACGTCAGCCCTCCAACGGCCGAACGCTGGCTGTCCATCTTGGTCGCATCACACCTCATCTACCTGCTTTCGCCCTATCACAACAACATCTTAAAACGCGCCGTCAAGACACCCAAACTGTATTTTCTGGACACGGGCCTCGCAGCCTATCTCACCCGGTGGAATACGCCGGAGGCCCTCAAGTCCGGCGCGATGGCCGGAGCGTTTTTTGAAACGTTTGTGGTGTCCGAGCTTTTCAAGGGCTATGCCAACGCCGGTGTGCTGGACCTGCCGCTCTACTTTTACCGGGACAAAGAGGGCCGTGAGATCGACGTGCTGATCGAAACGGACGGGACGCTGTATCCCCTCGAAATCAAAAAACACGCGGACCCGGATCGAAGAGATACGGCGCGCTTTGCCCTGCTGGACAAAATCCCAAACACAAAACGCGGACCGGGCGGGGTGATCTGCCTGTACGACAGCCTGGTCACGCTGCAGGATGCCGACCGAGCGATCCCGGTGCACCTGCTGTGACAACATGAGTTTTACATTGTTTTGTACTAGAAACCAGACCGGGTGCTTCAAAGTACCATAACATATGGTTTTTTTAAAGATTAATGCTTGACAGACCTCCCTATTCATAGTATAATTTGTA is a genomic window containing:
- a CDS encoding DUF4143 domain-containing protein, which translates into the protein MEYKRHAEETVRKLAGMFGAVLVTGARQVGKTTLLQKMTRGVTYVTLDDKLQLTAAVTLSGTFFKDHTPPVFVDEIQELLSRHLRKSCAGFLGQDAEDDRRKAWCLAREDDKVLRQKDKQESASDGLAVPEYAPELFPQMKIIIDREKKKGLFYLSGSQQFRMMKHVSESLAGRLGILQLPGLSLREQSGVAFSVPFLPTDAYFSARKQEAMPIDYATVWRTIHRGSMPELCAHPDFDWQMFYAAYIKTYIERDVRDLAQVGDEIKFLRFMTAAAACTGQLLNVASLARDVDVSPPTAERWLSILVASHLIYLLSPYHNNILKRAVKTPKLYFLDTGLAAYLTRWNTPEALKSGAMAGAFFETFVVSELFKGYANAGVLDLPLYFYRDKEGREIDVLIETDGTLYPLEIKKHADPDRRDTARFALLDKIPNTKRGPGGVICLYDSLVTLQDADRAIPVHLL